The genomic DNA ccacagtgtctgcaggtttaactccagtcctggaggacctcAGTCCTAGATTCTGACCCCACTGATGAAAGTGCATATTCTCAATTATTTTAACAAAGTGGACAATTTCCTAACTGGATAAAGAAAACACAGGAGCCCCAGGACTGAGTGTGTGGTGCTGTTAGCCGTGTTCATTGGAACCGAAGCACAGGCAATTATAAAGGACAGGCCTGACTTCCTGAGGCTGGCTGTGTCACATTACCTCGGTGGTTAATGCCATCCATCACAGGGACAGCTTCCCCCGGCAGGAACAGGTTTGTAATTCAAATTGCCCTCGGTAAGAGTCGGGTCGCACTCCGCTGTGGAAGTGCTACACACGCGAGCGAGACTCTGGAAAGAGCCAAAACGACTGAGCTCTGCTTCCGGAAACATCTACACCAGAGACCGTCAAATGACGGTCTTCACAGGCCGAGAActcctgcttttccaccctctcttAACCTGGGTGGGTGAACACAGTCTGGctaatcagcagcactaatcgttcagttaattacccgggaggaaagaaaacaaggGCTGGACTCTAGGATCCTAGGGCCatatttgatgatccctggtctaCACACTTTGAtgattgttgtttgtttctagGTCTGTAGTCCATGGTTCTGATTTTGTCTTGCTGCAAGATTCTAGTTAATTTTCCATTGCAATAATGTGCCACCCTTAACTATCTCTGGGGCTGGTAGCAATGGAGATGCGATAACCGTAATGAAGACCCTTTCCGGTTGGGGGGGACAGCCCTCTGTCCTAGTTTAGCTCAGGTGCTTTAGATGTAGGTTTCCTAGCCTGTGATTGGGCGGATGCAAGCCATGGTCTGGACATGTCAGTGAAGTGGTGCTCCCATTGGTGGTGCCAGAATGAGGATCAGTTGTGGTACAGTTCAGTTCAATTGCTTTAGGAAGTGAATTGCAATGTGATTAATTCATTgacttttattttgcattttgcagtaCATCAATTTcttgaattgaaatggaattacAATCTGATGGCCAATAATATTGTCAAAAGCAAGTATGTAATACATCCAAGTTCAGTACAGATGTTTTGACATCCTatgagtgtgtgcttgcgtgtgtgtgtgtgtgtgtgtgtgagagtgtgtgcttgtgtgtgtgtgtgtgtgcgcgtgtgtgtgcgtgcgtgtgtgaccgAGATGATGGGCTTTTAGTGTTTTGAGGCTAATATGCCACTTTCACACACCAGAGCACTGCTGCACTAATCTTTTGGTTGTTTATGTTATGAAAACCTCACACAAGTGTGTTACACTGAGACAGAGGCTCCACACAAAGCAAATTGGCATAGCCAGGGAAATCCACATAAGACTAAAACAGAAGAGCTGTCTGAGCTGAATCAGcccattgcattttatttgtaatgaatgaatgtgtattTTGCCATTGAAAGTAGTTTACTTAGTGCTtgcaatgttcttttttttagttcatgatttttcttttcttaatttaGTATTTGATCCCAAAATCAGTTTAGATTTGAAAGTAGCTCCATTTTGTCAGTGATTCCAGGCCAGTggttttaaaaagtaaatgaaCCAATTGCGAAGTCTGCAAATCTTTCACGTTCAGCCTTGCTTGCCAGTGCATACATTAACAATTTGTGTAATTGCATCCACTGCAAATCAGCTCAATGGTTTATTTTGTAAACAAATCACCTTTTCCAATGTGTCATAGAGGTTTTTTTTCGTTCTCTGTAGTCTACATTAATTTGTTCCAGCATGTATTTGCGCATTCACAAAGTACATAATCCAGACACTCCCACCATTTCTGGAGTTTCAATTTGTTAATCAAAATCTACTCTGCTTGTGTTGcgatttatatataaaaaaaagattgaataGAAGTGTCTGAAGTTCCActgcatgttttgatttattagttaaaaaattttttttttaaagacctgAGTCCCTCAGTCAAACTGTGACACACTTCCAGAGAGAACAGTCTCTGTATGCTTGCAATTTAGGGAAATAAAATAAGTGGATTAAATGGCAGCCGTTTTGTTGATATCTTCTGCAAGGACATTGATTAGGCAAATTTGGGCTGACAGATTTAGATATTGTTTGAAAAACAGTGGTATACACTAATGGTGAAAGCTGCCAAGTGTTATTGTAAATTGTGAGATTACTTTGAATACATTCTGTTTTGTGCATGGTTTACTCATAGGCATGTAATAAGAGATTGTGATGAGCTAGTGAGCTAGCATTAAGACATGGCttaaatgtgtatttgaaatcCATTCTCTTCATTTTCATGGTCCGGCAGGATCCGGATCCGTATACCGTTATCACGCTGGGATAATTCAGTAACTAAAATCCATTACACGTTTGCAGCCGATGTCTTCGAAATGCATGCGTTCATTTATGAAGGATAACGATGATGACACCTCGCTCAAGTGTACAAAGACCCTGTcccgtgcacacacagagtgtTCTTCATGAtctgtattttaaatgtttcatgggttcttccctctcccccttcttcttcctcacttcctctctctctccctctctccttccctccctctctctccctctccccctctccccctcctttctcAGTTGTGGTGAGCTCCAGTGATGCACTGAAAAGCCTCTTTGGCAGTGACTTCTGTCATGTGTGCGGGGCAGTGCTGCAGTTTGAGTCTCAGAGAGTCTCGCATTATGAGGTAGGCTCCTCTCCTGTTCCACTCCCAGTCTCCTCCCTCTAACTCTGATGAATAGGATGTCATAATGTCAACcaccataaaacattttttatatcatCCTGGAAGAgataaatgtaattatgtagTTACAGTTTTCTATGGATGTGAGCCTTATGGGTCTATGTTGGTGTAGTTTGAGTTCAATTTAGTGCTTTGCTCTGATGTTGCACTTAGATTTGCTTGTCACGGAATGTTGTTGGCCAGGTCTGgtagtacactcagtgatcactttattaggtagacctgtacaccagcttgttaatgcagatatttcatcggccaatcatgtggcagcaagtaaatgcataaaccCATACAgacattgtcaagaggttcagttgtttttcagaccaaaagtcagaatggggaagaccatggaatgattgttggtgccagatggggtggtttgagtatcactgggctcactgagtgtgtaatgtaatgtaatgtaaagggttgtaatgtaatgtagtgtaaaggGTTGGGCTCTTTATTCTGTGCTTAGGGGAAGAAGCATGCTCAGAAGGTGCGACTGTACCTGCAGACAAAAAAAGATGAGGAACGGATGAACAACGAGTTTGTGGTCTTTCAGGTACTTCttccgccacacacacacacacacacacacacacacacacacacacacacacacacactcacacacactcacacacacacacacacacacacacacacacacacacactcacacacacactcacacacacacacacacactcacacacacacacactcacacacactcacactcacacacacacacacacacacacgcacacgcacacacacttgtccCTCAAACACACTCCCTCCCCAGACCCTCTCGCAGGTGTCTGGGAGCAGGTGACTCGTTCCAGGAGAGATGGAATGCCTGCTCACCTGTCGACGGCATACAGTTTTTAAGTGTTAAGAGAATATCCATGGGACGCTCAGGTGATCTTTCGTCGTCTTTTTGCCATCATACCTTGTACAAGCAATGTAGTGGAGGTGTACAAGCAATCATCAGAGGCCCTGGGAAATACTTCAGGGAAAAACATCTGCACTGATATCGATTGAAGTCACCCCATCAGCAGCAAGACCTTGCAGATTCTATGTGcttggaaaaaaacaactcgCATGATCACAGAAAGATCACCTATACGCCCCATGGCAGCAGAAATGCTTATTAACTTTAAAAAAGCGCGATTGAATGAATCCCACAGTAAACAAGGTGTTCATGAACGATGCGCGCGGTCGAGGTGACCGGGTTGAGCCGTTTGTCTCAGCAGAAGGACGGGACAGTGGACCAGGACCGGTTCTGTCAGCTCTGCAACATGGTGTTCAGCGCCCCGGTGGTGGCCAGGTCGCACTACGAGGGCAAGGTCCACGCCAAGAACCTGAGGAAGCTAGGCCTGCAGCCCGTCACCCTCACAGCTCCCCAGACAGGTGAGCAGGGCACGGAACTGGCAACCCGCATCTGCATTAACTTATTACCTCAGACCAGAGGTGGCCAACGCTGGTCCTGCAGAGCTGCTGGGTTCGGCTGGGTTTTGTTGTTACTGTGGTTAgcacttcattgatcaattagaaagtccattacattacattattggcatttggcagacgctcttgtctagagcgacgtacaacaaagtgcatacccataaccagggcttaCCCTGCCTAACTCGCCTAACCTGGCTGCTTGAATCTAAATTGTTGTAAACAAGGTAAAAACAATAAGCAGCAGACCAggaagatcttcaggaacacaGTTGACAACCCTTTACACTTGAGCCAATTATACTCCTGCAGCATTGTTCACATGTTTTTAAGGATTTGTTTCAGAGTAATGGGCTTTGTCCTGGGCTAtactgagttttgtatggagagtctccattcaaaaatgaatttagtctaggactaggcttaagcTTGTTGGAAAACATGGGAGCTAAGTCCGGTACAGTCACCCTCCCTCTTCCCTTGTAGTTGGACAATGTGCAACCCTATCTAGCCCCTAATCCTGTCAAAGATACTTCTTTGATCAGTATCTCTGTGTCATATCTACTATACTCAGGCCTTGTTTCTCCCCAGACAAGATCTAatcatctccctctccacttcctgtgaTGTGTTTTCATTTATGGCAATGGCCATTTGGTCCATTGTTTCCATTGAGGGACAGGGTATAAGTGTTGACATTCTCCCTCAGTTGTTGGTTCTTTTTAATCTGTACTTGGGGAACGGACCCACTAGTCCCTCTACTATATTAAACTACCCATTTGAAACGAAGGCGTACCTGCATAGTATTTTTCAACCGACAATCGTACAGAGGAGCAGATTCGACTCAAATTAGTAGTAGTTAAGCTCTCACTGCCTGTAGGCGACCCAGGCCCCCGCGGCGCCCCCCTGGCTCCCGGCTcccaggaggagggagagaaggaggagacgGAGGAAGAGCAGCGGGCGGCCGCCGGGGAGGAGGTGGACCTGAGCGACCCCAACAGACACTGCCGCCTGTGCGCCGCCTCCTTCAACAACCCGCAGATGGCCCGGCAGCACTACAGCGGCCGCAAGCACCAGCGCAACCAGGCCCGCTGCCACGCCctgcaggagatggaggagcGCGGGCAGCCCGGCGCGCACCTCGGTAACCACGCCGACCGCCCGCCACCGAATGTGTCGCAAAACCACTTTCAACTGTCGGTCACACTGAGGTTATAATACGGTACACAAATTGGCATTAGTCAATGAAACAGTTGTTAACGTTAATTATTGacgtacaaatgcattaattaaccATTAAATAATCTTTCCGTTAGTTACTGTATTTAATTACAAACTGAAGTATTAGTTACATCAATATTAATACATTAACAAACCGTTGGATggacttataattagttaactattaacaaatacatgaagtTTTTTTTCTAACGGAGTGAGTGTGTACATTTTATATGCCATGCCTTTTTCCTCTCCCGGCCATATATCACTCATCCCTCCTCGTCTggtcctctctctttctccacgtGTAATACCTGTAGATTCCCGCACCTTCTCCTGCCCGGTGTGCAATGTGACGCTCAACTCTGTGGAGATGTACCAGGCCCACATGCAAGGGAACAAGCATCAGCAAAAGTGCGAGTCTTCGGCTTCCTCCATCTTAAGCACTTTGTCATTTCATGTTATATGCAAAGAACCAGTTTTTCTTTTCCACCAATCTAGCCTCTGGTCTAATTTGCTTATCTCTTATGAACGGCCAAGATCATATTTTACAGTCCAAGTTGGAAATTGGTCTGTAACTCATTTTCTGAAAGATATTTAAATCTCTGAATATGGTTAGTCTGATTTGGGAGATCTTGTATGTAGCTCATATGAGTTAATGCGGaggtggaggcagaaacactttcaagaccaggcttgatacggtgctagatactattttgcTTTTCGACAGattaagcagtaggtacactttagtggtaggaagaGGCAatcattgctgggctgaatggcctcttCTAGTCATtgttatgttctgttatgtCAATAGATTATCTACAGATACATTAAAACAATTTATctttgggtgtttttttgtgGGTAGTTGTCCTACACTGTAGTACATAAGGAAACGCATGTCTTATATCTTGACTCGTTTGGTTTTTTGTTAAGTTAATATATGTTGTCAGGCTAAGTGTGTGTTAGTTTTGTATTTAGTTTACTTCGTCAGGCTAAGTGTGTGTTAGTTTAGTTAGTCTGGCTAAGTGTGTGTTAGTTTAGTTAGTCGGGCTAAGTGTGTGTTAGTTTAGTTAGTCTGGCTAAGTGTGTCTCCTCTCGCTGCCCCTCCAGAGAGATGAAAGTGGCGGATATGATCTGCAAGTCGCAGAAGAAAGTGTACGACTCGTTCCAGGACGAGCTGGCCGACTACATCCAGGTGCAGAAAGCCAGAGGCCTGGAGCCCAGGACCCGGGggccgggggaggaggggaacgagggagaggaggagcaggaagggGAGGCCTTCAGCGGCATGGCAGGACCAGCGCCGGTGGGGGTTCCGGCGCCCCCTCCCTCCGCGCTCTTCCGCCCTCCGTCCTGGTGCCCTCCGTTTCCGGCACCTTCCCCCCGGCCGCGCTTTGGGCTCCGCGGCCCCGAGGGGCCGGCCTGGCGGAGCGGCTTCcggcccctggccccgcccctgatGGCGGTCCCCGTGGCGACGGGCTTCAGGGGCAGGCCGCGCGGGAGGGCGGCGGCCGACGGCGGGTACGGGCGGGACAGGAAGCGCCGCCGCCGGACCAGCCGCGACCGATCGAGCTCCAGCGACGaccagtcctcctcctcctactcgtcctcatcctcctcctcttcctcctcctccagcacgagcagcagcagcagcgacgactgcaggaggaggaagaggatgaggagcgggaggaggaggagagacgagGACTCGgctgaggaggagaagaggagggagaggaggagcaggcGGCTGGGGAGGACGAGCGGGAGATCCCGGGAGAGGAGGCGGGCGGAGGGAGCCCAgccggagaggaggagagagggggaagtgGGGCGGGAGGCGCAGGTGGAGGGGGGAGCAGTGCAAGCGCCGGGGCTGGTGGAGGAGGTCCGGGCGAAGGAGCCCCCGccggaggagaggaaaggaagagcgagggcagagagaggccccGTGAAGGAGGGCAGGCACAAGCACCACAAGGAGAAGAAGAGAACGAGGGAACGGGCGGATGAAGCGGACACACGGACGGAGGAGGAGAAGCTGTGGGACGAGTCCATCCTGGGGCTCGTCTGACGCGGGTCCGGCCGTCGCCCCCGGAGACAGCCGGGCTGCCACTTCTTTACCGGTTCCCCACCTCCGCTGGCCGAGACCCTGCCCTTCAGCAGGAGGCAAACCCTGGAGCGGAGTGTACTCTGACTCGACCGCGCACTAACCGCAGACTGACTCCTTCATTTTGTAGCTATTGACGTTTGCTGAGATGTAGCACACTTTTCTGCACAGAACGACCTTCATTAAGCTCTGATACTTGAATCCACGGCTGTGGAGGTGCAGCCCCGAACCTTTCACTTGCATTTCCTACTGCCGGGACAAACCAGGAACAGCCATCAGCCTCCCGTGTCATTTTCTCTGACGTCTCGTAGCTGGCCAATCGGCTCTTATTTCTGAATCCCTAAGCTTTGTCAGGTGACTTGACaacagtaaaaaagaaaaaaaacaactatagTTTCCATTTGTGAGCTAGGTGAAAGGATGTTTTTGTCACTgattacatttctttatttaagaAGCGCTAACTCGTGCTATTCAGGAGTTTATTGAGGAAATGTAGGCCAGATTATGTCCGATCCTCCTTTTTCAGTTCATTAAGGTGAGGTGATGAGGGGTTTTTTAATTAACTGAATTTCAAAGATTTTCTTGAATTTAAATAACATTGATTCCAACTCTGGTGAATAAGCCTCCACAACCCTGTAGATTTAAGCTACATGGCCATTCTCATGCATTTTGTCATTGATCCTGTTAAAACATTTAACGTTTCACATGGAACAAAACAACACCACATTTCTGGCATTCCTTGATGAGGGTtaacttccacacacacacacatacacacatgcacacacacacacgcacgcacgcacacacacacatgcacacacatgcacactcatacactcacacctacacacacacacacacacacacctacacacacacacacacacacgcacgcacgcacacacacatgcacacacatgcacactcatacacacatagtaCAGGGCATGCTCAGTTGAACTGCATATGGATTGTTTATGTGGTTATGTTAACATAAACTAAACAGAGACATCTTTTCCTACTGAAGCTGAGTAAATAACGTTTGATGCTTTTTTGTGAAAGCTGGATAAATACCTCTTGTGGACATTAAAGGAGTAACAGTGAAATATAGCTTGACGTGTTCTTGTTGCTGTGGTAACCTTTCCACGACACACCTGTTTTCAATAAACaaagaatatgttttttttgttgtgaacACAGTGAGGCACTAAAGAGCTGTAGCCAAAGCCTTCTGCATACACAGAACAAACAGGGCAGTCACCCTTCTCTCTCACCCAgaaaccttttattttattttattatttctataCATAGATGATTTTTGTAATTCCTTTTTATCCCTACACTTTTGTGTACCCCTGTGAGTATGCTCTGGTGCCCAAAGAAGCCCCTTAGTCATGGaagcctccatgaactggcttcatgaGCCATcaagcagctcccataggaaccCATGGAGCCGGGAAGGGGAAGCTGGCTCCCGTTCTGTCAGTCTCAATGGATAGTTAGGAATCTGCCTGGGTTGCCACTACTGCCCCCTGTTGTATGTTGTTCTTACAGCAgaattatttaacttttttgtttcattactttacatgtgttgtgtatgtatgaaAGGTATTCTCACCGatgtaattatgtaataaatgtaattttctctGCTCATTACCAGGGTTTCTCAGGGACGCCATGACATTTGTGCGAAGGCAGCTCTTAATCTCGAACAGTTCAAACGGCGTTTCTCTTTGTGAGCGCTTGTACCAGAGGAATGCGGGGGATGGCACCGAAGCCCTAAGATCTTTCTGTTTACACAAGATCACATGGCCCGTATTCCCATCACTCAGGCTGTCTATTTTGAGCCTGAAATAAAGTGTTAGGCGTGCCCCACCTTCGCTGGGGTGGGTTAGTGCGGTCGACCTCGTGCTCGTGTGCCACAGGGGCGGTGGTGGGTGTGGTGGGGGCACACctgtgtttggggagggggcagaAGCTCTACATCAGACTGCTGCAGGGCTGCAGGTGTTCTGTGCCCCtctgaacctgcactcccaaaAAGAGCTCTCCGCTTCACAGCACTGACAcgtgcatacgtacacacacacacacacacacacaaacacacatacagtgctcagcgtaaatgagtacaccccctttgaaaagtaacattttaaacaatatctcaatgaacacaaaaacaatttccaaaatgttgacaagaAGTTTAATATAACATCCGTTTAActtataacatgaaagtaaggttAATATAACTTAGAttccacatttttcagttttactcaaatAAGGGCGATGCAAAAATGAGTACACCCCACAACAAAAACTACTACATCTAGTACTTTGTATGGCCCCCATGATTTTTAATGACAGCACCAAGTCTTCTAGGCATGGAATGAAGTTGACAACATTTTGCTACATCGATCTTTTTCCATTCTTCAAGAATGACCTCTTTTAgagactggatgctggatggaGAGTGATGCTCAACATGTCTCTTCAGAATTCCCCACAGGTGTTCAATTAGGTTCAGATCAGGAGACATACTTGGCCACTGAATCACTTTCACCCTGTTCTTCAGAAATCCAACAGTGGCCTTAGATGTGTTtaggatcattgtcatgttggaaaagtgcatgGCGACCAAGGGCACGGAGTGATGGTAGCATCTTCTCTTTCAGTATAGAGCAATACATCTGTGAATTCATgatgccatgaatgaaatgcagctcCCCGACACTAGCAGCACTCATGCAACCCCACATAAGgacactgccaccaccatgtttcactgtaggcaccatgcatttttctttgtattcctCACCTTTGCGACGCCATACAGTTTTGAAGCCATCAgtttcaaaaacatttatcttggTCTCCAGAGTATAGAGCCCCAGTAGTCTTCATCTTTGTCAACATGGGCCCTGGCAAACTCTAGGCGggcttttttgtgcttttttgtgcttttttgtgCCTGGGCTTTAGGAGAGGCTTCCTCCGTGGACGGCACCCACGCATGCCATTCCTCTGCAGTGTACACCGTATTGTGTCACGAGAAATAGTCACCCCAGTTTGGCTTTCTACTTCCTTagataactgcagtgaacttGCATGCCGATTTTCTTCGACCCTTCTCATCAGAAGACGCTGCTGTCGAGGTGGTAACTTCCATGGACGGCCTGGACGTCTCTGTGAGATGGTTGCAGTTCCATCTCTTTAAaatttttgtatcacttttgCTATAGTATTCTGACTGATAAGTAAAGCTTTGCTGATCTTCTTGTAGCCTTCACCTTTGCGGTGTAAAGAAATAATTTTCTTTCTCAGGTCTCTCGACATTTCTCTTCCATGTGGTGCCATTGCTAACAACATGAAATGGGAAGGGAAGTAACACCCTTTTATAGTCAACAGTCTGCTGGACAcctgtgtaatgaataattAGACTCACCTTTGGTTGATTATTGTTAAATTAGACATTTGTAGTAAAAAATTTAGCTTTGCTCCAGAGACTTTCAgtggggtgtattcatttttgcatcacCCTAATTTGAGTAAAATTGAAAATTTTGTTCtctaagttatattattaaccttactttcatgttataagttaaacagatgttaaataaaacttagtcttgtcaacattttggaaattgtttttgtcttcattgagatgttgtttaaaatgttacttttcgaAGGTGGTGTACTCATTTACGCTgagcactgtacacacaaacacactatacacacacatatacacacactcacacacgcacacacacactgtacacatgcactcactgtacacacacacactatacacacgcTATACACCcattatacacacgcacacacagacacacatacacaaacacactatacacacacagactcacaaacacacacacgcataataatgtaatatgcacacacacgcacctagacacaaatgcacacatgcacacacactgcacatgtgcatacacactcccagacacatatgcacacacacacacacgcactcacacacactgcacacatacacacacacacatacacacacacacacactgcacacatacgcacacactcccagacacacacacgctatacactatacacactcagcACTGTGTGAACACCCTTCATTTTCACGTTCTTATTCTAGTGCTCACACTGTATTTGATAGCTCACCACTGGTTGTGCTGTTGTGCTGATTAACGACAAAGAAAATCATAGCCAATAACATTTAAGATGTGTATTTACCCGCAGTTTGAAGCGACATCCAAAAACAGTGTTGTCATTAtaaaatttaatgaaaatggcaaataaataaaaatatttattaattatctGAAGATGGAATGGAGGCAGAGATGTGAGAACTTTAATATCAGACCTCAGTTTTCCCAGGAAGGTACAGGAGTACAGACATTGAATAACAGCAGTGAAGTTGAGGAAGGTACAGAAGTGCAGACATTGAATAACAGCAGTGAAGTTGAGGAAAGTACAGAAGTGCAGACATTGAATAACAGCAGTGAAGTTGAGGAAGGTACAGAAGTGCAGACATTGAATAAC from Conger conger chromosome 12, fConCon1.1, whole genome shotgun sequence includes the following:
- the zmat1 gene encoding zinc finger matrin-type protein 1 isoform X1, which translates into the protein MEPESASVPLLGETHFENSKISALESASVTDADTVKNTHNTYKTQSEVVVSSSDALKSLFGSDFCHVCGAVLQFESQRVSHYEGKKHAQKVRLYLQTKKDEERMNNEFVVFQQKDGTVDQDRFCQLCNMVFSAPVVARSHYEGKVHAKNLRKLGLQPVTLTAPQTGDPGPRGAPLAPGSQEEGEKEETEEEQRAAAGEEVDLSDPNRHCRLCAASFNNPQMARQHYSGRKHQRNQARCHALQEMEERGQPGAHLDSRTFSCPVCNVTLNSVEMYQAHMQGNKHQQKEMKVADMICKSQKKVYDSFQDELADYIQVQKARGLEPRTRGPGEEGNEGEEEQEGEAFSGMAGPAPVGVPAPPPSALFRPPSWCPPFPAPSPRPRFGLRGPEGPAWRSGFRPLAPPLMAVPVATGFRGRPRGRAAADGGYGRDRKRRRRTSRDRSSSSDDQSSSSYSSSSSSSSSSSSTSSSSSDDCRRRKRMRSGRRRRDEDSAEEEKRRERRSRRLGRTSGRSRERRRAEGAQPERRREGEVGREAQVEGGAVQAPGLVEEVRAKEPPPEERKGRARAERGPVKEGRHKHHKEKKRTRERADEADTRTEEEKLWDESILGLV
- the zmat1 gene encoding zinc finger matrin-type protein 1 isoform X2; this encodes MEPESASVPLLGETHFENSKISALESASVTDADTVKNTHNTYKTQSEVVVSSSDALKSLFGSDFCHVCGAVLQFESQRVSHYEGKKHAQKVRLYLQTKKDEERMNNEFVVFQKDGTVDQDRFCQLCNMVFSAPVVARSHYEGKVHAKNLRKLGLQPVTLTAPQTGDPGPRGAPLAPGSQEEGEKEETEEEQRAAAGEEVDLSDPNRHCRLCAASFNNPQMARQHYSGRKHQRNQARCHALQEMEERGQPGAHLDSRTFSCPVCNVTLNSVEMYQAHMQGNKHQQKEMKVADMICKSQKKVYDSFQDELADYIQVQKARGLEPRTRGPGEEGNEGEEEQEGEAFSGMAGPAPVGVPAPPPSALFRPPSWCPPFPAPSPRPRFGLRGPEGPAWRSGFRPLAPPLMAVPVATGFRGRPRGRAAADGGYGRDRKRRRRTSRDRSSSSDDQSSSSYSSSSSSSSSSSSTSSSSSDDCRRRKRMRSGRRRRDEDSAEEEKRRERRSRRLGRTSGRSRERRRAEGAQPERRREGEVGREAQVEGGAVQAPGLVEEVRAKEPPPEERKGRARAERGPVKEGRHKHHKEKKRTRERADEADTRTEEEKLWDESILGLV